The genomic region TGCACTTATTAGAGCCTGCTCTCGTATGGATGTATTTCTCCACCAAGCGTAAATTACGGCAGAAATTAACAGCAGGATAACAATGTCTGAAAGTTGTAAGTTCATGAGTGCCAACTAAATTTTAATGAAGTTTTAACATCATAACGAATAGTGGCTAGAAGAAAATAGTTTATGGGAAGAAATACGTGGCTACCTCCAAGCAGGAGAGAAAGGAGAGGTAGCCACGGGGCTTCACGCTATATAGAGCAAGTCGTAAAATTATCTCATTGAGTAAAACAAAATTTGGGCATTCGGGGCAGCGAATGTGTGGGTAACCAAATTTTAGTCGTTAGTTTTAATCAAATGGCCAGTCAGGCGATAATTTAGGCGGCTTCTACTGCTCTCTCAGCGTAAAGTTGGATGACCCACTGCTCAATGCGTTGATCAGTGAGTTCAAACTGTTGATCTTCATCGATTGCCAAACCGACGAAGGATTCTTTGTTTTCAATGCAGGCCCTAGAGGCTTCAAATTCATAGCCTTCTGTGGACCATTGACCAATAAAGTTGGTGTTGGTTGGTAGAAGTTTTTCATACAGCCAACCTACCGCGTCGATAAAGTAGTCGCCATAGCCGAACTGGTCGCCTAGTCCGTATAGAGCAATAACAGTATCTTCAAGATCGAGTGTGGCTAAACTGTCTCCAATGTCTTCCCAGTCGGATTGAATACCTCCAAAATCCCAAGTCGGTATGCCTAAAATAAGCATGGGATACTGCTCTAGTTGGCTAAGCTCAATATCCTTGATATTGAATATATCTACTTGTTCACCAAGCTCTTCCCATTGTTTGGCAATCTTATGCCCAACTTCTTCTGTATTATTTGTATCTGTGCCGTAAATAAGGGCAATTGTTGATTGAGCCATGTTATGCCTTAACTTTTTAACATTTAGTGGATTTGTCCATACTGGTGACTACTGACACCAAAGTGTTGAACAAATGCGGCTTCGAACTGATCTTCAGAAAAACCGCTTTGAGCAACAATATGTGACTTAGCGCTAGGATCTTGTCTTAGTTGAGCTGCCGCAGATTTAATTCGGCTGCGAGTGCAGTAATGCTCAATGGATTGCTCAACGATAAGGTGAAAGCCAATGGCGAGAGCTTCGGTATTCAGTCCAACCTGTTGAGCTAGACGCTTGATATTTAATGTTTCGTGCTCCGGTGTTTCTATTAGGTTTTGTGCGTGGAAAAGTTTGCTCTGGCAATCTTCGCATTGTGATAAGTGACTAAGCATTTGTAATTGTTCGATTAGTGTAAATATGACCGAATAAAGGTGTCCAGCAAGGCTGATGGAATGACCTTTGTGCGCCAGTATTAACGCCATCGCTGATAGGGTTCTTTCTGTGACAGGAAGTTGGATGATTCCATTCTCATTACCCAATTTATCTCGCATAGTCCTAAAATGTTGAATAATTTGATCTTCCGTTTCGCCAAGTACGGCGGCCAGGTGTGCGGGGCTAATACGAGCTTGGATTAGGCTATGTTCATCACCTTGTTTCATTAGTAGATTGCCGCTTACGTTTTGTGGGCTATAAGATATTTGTACAGAGTTTATGTCTTTTGCTGTTTTTATTGGCCCTGTCCCTAAGAAAGAAAAGTAGATCCCAGGTTTTGCGTCTTCATAGATTGAAATGTCGTCATTGCTAAACAAATGTTGGTTAAGCAATTCTAGGTTTGGAAGTAAGGCGAGCAGTTTTTTATGGCCAGACAGGTGAGCGGCTAATTCTTCTTTAATATTTCCTGCTGTGTCATACACATCACGCATATTTAATTGCATCGTATGTCGCCTTCATTTTGATAATGGTTATCATTAAAGTTGTTTTTGCGCTTTGATGCAAGTGATTCTCATTAATTTTTTTATATGAGAATCACTTTTTTGATATTTTTATCTGATGTGTTGACGGAAGGGGTTAATCTAGATAGTCGGTTCTATTAAGTCCGTACTTTTGCATCTTTTGATTTAGTGTTCGTCGTGGTAGCTGAAGTTGCTCTAGGACAAGCTGGATGTTGCCTTTTTGTTGTCGAATGCTGGCTTCAATTAAACTGCGTTCAAACTCTTGCACCTTAACGCTAAGAGGAAGTGGTGTGATGGTATCTATGTCATCTTGAGCTTGGTAGCCAGCTAAGATTTTTGCAACGCTCGTATTGGGTTCGAGAGCATAACGTAGTGCGACGTTTCTAAGTTCGCGAACATTACCAGGCCAGCCATATAGCGTCAGTGTCTCATGGTCAATAGGGCTAAGCTGTCTTAAATCACCACCTCGTTCTTTAACTGCGATACGGCAGAAATGTTCAAAGAGTAGTGGAATGTCAGAACTTCTGTTACGCAAATCTGGGAGATGTATTTGCGAGACATTCAGCCGGAAGAATAAGTCTTGTCTGAAGTTTTCGAGAGTTTGTAGATCACTTTTTGCAGCGGCTACTACCCTTAAATCTAATTGAATCGTATTGTTGCTACCAACGCGTTCAAGTTGGTTTTCCTGTAATACACGCAATAGCTTTATTTGCATCGCCAGAGGCATGCTTTCTATTTCATCGAGAAATAAGGTTCCGCCACTGGCGTGTTCGAGCTTACCAATTCTTTGTTTGTTAGCGCTAGTGAACGCGCCAGCTTCGTGACCGAACAGCTCACTTTCAAAAAGTTCAGCAGGAATAGCGGCACAGTTTATAGCAACAAAGGGGCTGGAGCCTCTAGGGCTACAGTCATGTAGTGCCTTTGCGACTAATTCTTTGCCGCAGCCTGTTTTTCCATACACGATGACATGAGTGTCCATGCTTGCAAAGGTTCGAATCTGTTGTCTGACACGGACGATTTGTTCGTTTTTACCAATAATGGTTTCTTCTAGCCCATGTAAGTCACCAAGGTACTGAGATTGATTGGCATGCTGGAGTTGAACCGCTCTTAGTTGAATGGCTTTTTCGACCGTTTGCAGTAATCTGTTTGGATCGAAGGGCTTTTCGAGAAAATCAAACGCGCCATCGCGTAAAGCATTGACGGCGGTGTCGACATCTCCATGTCCCGTTATCAGAATAAATGGCAGTTCATGTTCTTTTGATAGACAGTCGCTCATTAGCGTTAAACCATCGATTGGCGTCATACGGATATCACTGACAATAATACAAGGCAATCCAACGCTAAACTGATCTATCAGCTCCTGAGCTTCTTGAAATTCTCTCACTTCATAGTTTGATAATCGTAACCATTGGGCCGTGGTCGAACGAACAATATCGTCGTCGTCAAGAAGCCAAATTTCAATGTGATTGCTGGTATTACTGTTTTCCATATTAGGCCTTTAACAGTGTTAAGCTGAATACGAGTCTTGAGTCATGGTCATGACTTGCTTTTAGAACGCCATTCATGTCTTTTGCTAGGTTTGCACTAATCGCAAGACCCAGTCCTAAGCCTTTTCCGATCGGTTTTGTTGTGAAAAAAGGTTCAAATATGTGTGTCAGCTGAGCGCTTTCTATACCTGGACCATTGTCTTGGTAGTTTATGGTTATTTTATCGCCATGTGTTTCTAAGAATATTGTAATGTTTGGTGTGATTTTTAGTTCGACACAAGCTTGAATTGAGTTACTGATCAAATTAGAAAATATGCGCTCTAACCGAGTTGGTTCAGCAATGACAGTGTCTAAATCATTAAATTCAATTTCCCACTGAACGTTTGCGATGTCCTCTCCAAGGCTTTCAATAGCTCGCTCTACGGAGCTCTTTATCGAGGTGGAGGCAAGCTGTTCTGGTCTTCGGTAGGCAAGTACCTTTAGCTCACTGGTCAGTTTTTGCATTCTTACAACAAGAGACTCTAGGTCGATGAGCGTTTTTAATGCTTGCTCTGAGTCCTGACGTTTAAGTAACAGCTCTGCGGTGTAGGCTAATGTTCTTATACCGGTTAGTGGTTGATTTAACTCATGAGCAATGGCAGTGGACATTTGTCCTATGGCGGCAAGTTTTTCCGTTCTCAATAGTTCTTTTTGCGCCGCTTCTAATGCTTTCGTTCGTTCCAGTACTCGCTCTTCCAAGCGGGTGTTTGCCTCTAGTAAGTTTAGCTCTGCCTTTTTTCGTTTACTAATATCGAGTAACGTCACTAGGTAACCTTGTGAATCACTCCATTTTAAAGAAGAGACTGAAAGTAGTGCTGGAAAAACTTGGCCGTTCTCTTTTTGCAGGACAACTTCTTGTTCTAGTAAATTCTCTTCGGATGGATTCCCCGAAACTTCTTGTGTTTGTAGGGATTTAATAAAAGCCAATGCGATTTGGTTCTCTGGGCTATCAGGTAAGTATTCATATAAATAATGGCTGTTAAGTTTGGTTCTTTCTCCGAAATAGCGTTGCCCCATTGGGTTGACGAAGGATATTTCACCGCGTTTTGTTAACTGCATCAACCCTACGTGAGTATTTTCAATCAGGACTCTCTGGCGCTGAGCACTATTAGCAATGAGGATTTCGTTCTCTAGTTTTGAGGCTATTTTCAAAGAACGTTCTCGTCGATAGAGCCAGAAAAGAAAAATCAGAGCAAAAATCCCAAGGCTAATGAAAGCGATATTTTGGGCTTTTTTATGGATGCCTTTTAAATTTGATAAGTAATGAATTTGCCATTGTAGATCATCTAAAGTGACATTTTGCAAAAGGTAGTTTTCATCGTTCAGGTGGTAAACTTTGGAGCGGGTATTATTGAGAAACTGCACATCTTTTGGGTCATCAAGCCAATTACTCACTAATAGTCGATTTAATTTACTGGCTAAAAATATAAGGCTGTTCTGATCTGTCATGACCACCAGATCATCGAGAAGATTCCATCGTTCAATCAAATCACTGACGTTAATTCGTACAGAAACAGCACCCGCTAAGCCAGCTTTTGTATACACAGGAGCCAGTACTAGGTGGGCTGACTTGTATTGCTTTGGATTGTAGCCAGAGACAAGGATGTATTCTCCTTGTTGTTCTCTAAGCACATTGCTCAAGTCTTGTTTGCTGAAGTAGTCGTCTAAATCGAAATTAGGTGATTGCTCACTGGATACTAAAAGCTCTCCTTGTGCCGACAAAATGAACCAGTCCTGCGTTTTAGATACATGTGTCAGATCTTCTAGATGTCGCTGTAATCGCGCTGTTAACACTGGATCTTTAGGGTTGTTCATAAAAGCCAGTAAGCTAGGGTTATCAGCAAGCGCATAGGGAAGAATGTGGTAGTTTTTTAATTCGCTGCGTAACTCAATTACGTAATCGAGTAGTTTGTCTTGGCCTTCTGAATGCTTATCTATAATCAGCGCCTGATAGGCAATAGTATTCACGCCAAAGAATAATAGAGTCAGTACGGAGCATCCGAAGGTAATAAAAAAAAGACGATGTTTACGGAATTGTGAAATCAAAGAGAGTCTCGCTAGCCTTTAATATATTTACCAGCTCTTAATCGGTTTAGATTAAATTCAAGCTGCGTAACAAAGTAACGCCAATACTGGTAGTAATCAAGGATGCGATGGTTGTTATAACGATGATGTTTGCCGCCAACGTAGAGTTGCCATTCATCGCCCTGACCATAATATAGCTTGCTGAAGCGGTTGGAGCTGAGGACATTAGGAATAATACGCCGAGTTCCATGCCGCGGTAGCCTAATAAATAGCCACCAAATGTCAGTATGAAAGGGATGAAAATAAGCTTACCAATGGATGCTAATATCGCACCTAGCATACCCTTCTTCAAAGACTTAAAGTTGAGTGATGCACCTGCACACAGCAATGCTAACGGTAGTGTCATTTGTGCAAAATAATCACCTGCTTTATAAAGCGTTGTAGGAAGTGATAGTCCCGTTAGTGTTGTAATAAAGGCTGCTAAGATGGCAATAATTAGAGGGTTTTTTGCTATGCCCTTTAGAATGCCTATCAAGCTTGCATTTGTTCCCAGTGCTCGACTAAGCCCAATGACAGAGAGGATGTTGAATAATATCGTGACGCCGCCTAGGTACACTGACGCTACAGAAAAAACATCATTTCCATAGGCATTTACGCAATAGGCCAAACCAATAATGCCCATATTTGAGCGGAAAGCGCCTTGAACCAAAACGGCGCGTTGTGCTTTATCCGACTCCCAAATAGACAATACTAGTTCTAGTGCAATATAAGTCACTGTGACCGCTATCATTGCATATAACACTAATGATAAATCGGTGTTTGATGAAATATCGCTTTTGGAAATGCTAATGAAGAGTAGAGCAGGAAGTGTAACGTTGAACACCAATTTGGATGCAACATCAATGAAGTTGTCATTGATGATTCGTATTCGGTATAGAATTACTCCTAATGCCAATATCAAAAATATTGGCATTGTTATAGAGAAAGAAAATACCAGTACATCCAAAAAATTGTTCAACGCCATTCCTTAGAGAAAGGTTTTACTGATCGTTGTTTTCGAAGCGATAGCCTGCGCCATAAACAGAATGGATAACGTTTAATTCAGGTGCCACAGCAGAGATTTTTTTACGCAATTTTTTGATATGGCTGTCAATAGTACGATCACTCACTACGCGGCTGTCAGCATAGATGCTTTTCATGATAAGGTCTCGGCCGAAAACGCGACCAGGTTCCTTGATAAGCAACTGAAGTAATTGAAACTCAACGGTTGTTAAGTCGATTAAATCGCCTTTGTAAGTCGCGCGCAGACGATCTACATCTAGGTCGAAGCCGTCTGTTCTTGGCGATTCTGCTTGATCTAGCTCCACACGGCGTAGGTTGGCTTTTACACGAGCAACAATCTCACGTGGGCTAAATGGTTTACATACATAGTCGTCTGCGCCCATTTCCAAACCAATCAAGCGATCGATTTCTTCGGCTTTTGCCGTCACCATGATGATGGGTACGCCGCTGAATTGACGAACTTGTTTACAGATTTCTACACCGTCTAAACCGGGTAGCATTAGATCTAACAGAACGATATCAACTTGGTTGTTTTTGATATAGTTAACAGCAATGTCACCACGGTCAAGGTGATGCGGTTCATAGCCTGCTTGTTCTAAGTAAGCTGTCATGAGTTCTGCTAGTTTTGGTTCGTCTTCAATAATCAGTACTTTGCTCATAATATTATTCGTTCCTGTTCGTTTAACGAGAGTAGTTTAAAGGGAATTCTACTTTTATTCCTAAGCCACCATCTGGGGAGTGATAAGCACTGATTGTGCCTTGATGTCCATCCACAATACTTGCGCAAATAGCAAGACCTAAACCTCGCCCGCCAGTTGCACGGTTTCTTGAATTTTCAACACGGAAGAACTGCTCAAAAATTCTGTTTTTATCATCATCGCTAACACCTGGGGCTGTGTCCTCAAAAAGAATAATAGCCTTTTTGTTCTTTTTGGAGAGCTTAACCGTCAGTTTCCCTGGTGCATTTGTGTATTTTAGCGAGTTATTCATCAGATTCGAAAAGAGTTGATGTAATCGATCTGAATCACCATTCATAACAATAGGGTTTTTCTGAGAATATTCAAACCCTAATTCTAAACCGCCTTCATTAAAAGGAAGCGTCATAGATTGAACAGTCTGTTCAATAATCTCATTTAGAGAGATATCTTCCATTTCATAACTCAAGTTACCCATATCATGCATTGATAATTGGTTTAAGTCATCAATTAGGCGTGCAATATGAAGGGTTTCTTGATGCAAGGAGGAGAGGCTTTCAGGCGTCATTTTAATAATGCCATCCTGCATTGCTTCTATTTCTCCTCTCAGAATAGCGACGGGTGTTCTTAACTCATGAGCCGTATCTGCAACCCAGCGTTTACGTGCTTCTCGTGTGTGCTCTAGAGTGCAAGCTAAGTTATTAAAGTCACAGCTAAGGCTGGCTAATTCATCGCCACCTTTTACCGATATGCGAGTTTCATATTTTCCTGCTGCCAGTTTCTTCGTGGCTTTTTGCATGGAAATGATAGGGCGACTTAGCCATTGAGCAAGCGGCCATGTTAATAGTGCTGCTATTGCCAACATGAAGGCGGATATGAGCAAAAACGCTTCGCCTTGTTGGCGAACAAATCGTAATGTTTGGTCTTGTACTAGCTCTCGTATAGAGCGTAAGCCAACGTAGCCGACAACTTTTTTATTTACAGTGACAGCGTGGGTCTCTGCGTCGGCAAAGCTCGTTTTACCTATTATTGGGTTTTCTTTGGCGTCAAATAATAGAAAACGTTGGCGGTAATACTGGGAGGGATAAATTAAATCTAAGTTAGGTGTGCTAGGTGGTGGAACCAAGTCGCGTAGGTTATCCACTTTCGCTTTATGCCACTCTTTTTCCATTCGGCTTTCTTGGACTAAAAAATACCAATCATCATAGTAAATGTAGAGGTTAGCTGTTCTGTTCGCCATTTGCTCTAGAAAATCGCGATCACGTTCCGTAGCGTAGGATACAAAGCCTCTATCAAAACTCCATTGAAATACTTGCCACATAGAAACAATGAGTAAAATATTACTTAAAACAAAAACTGCAAAAAGTTTATGTCGAATTTTTAACCCTTTGGTCATTGGCATAGCGAAGTTCAGAGTCCTATGGTGCATCCTGTTTATGTGTCATTCACAGGGATTAATGATGATCGATATGGCGTCGCAATGCTTTCTATATCGAGCGGGATTATTGGTCATTGTAATCGTCTGTTTACTATACATTTTTATTGTGAAAGCTGGCTACTTAGTTGGAGTGTAAATAATGAGGATTTCCAATAAAGAGTTTCCTTTAGTATCATGAATAGGTTTTGTCTTTTAGGTTCCTGTATGCCTGCTTTATTCGTGTTAAAAGGTCTGACTTCATTTAGTCTTATTGTCGTTAATACCTTGATTTGCTTTGCTCCAGTCATGTTATTGGCGTTGGTTAAATGTATTTTGCCGTTCGCATCGGCACGCGCCGTTTTAAATGTTGTATTGGATAATATCGCGACATTTTGGATCGGAGTGAATAACATCAACCAGCGGGTCCTGGGTGGCTCAGATATTTCTGTGTTGGGAAAGCACGATTTTGTATTGAATGATTGGTATATGGTGACGGCAAATCATCAATCTTGGGTGGATATTCTTATCTTGCAGCGCCTGTTTAACAGACGCATTCCTTTTATTAAGTTTTTTTTAAAGCGTGAGCTGATTTGGGTGCCTTTTATCGGTCTGGCTTGGTGGGCGTTAGAGTTTCCCTTCATGAAGCGTTACAGTCCTGCTTTGCTAAAAAAACGCCCTGAACTCAAAGGAAAAGATATTGAGATGACGAAAAGGGCGTGCGATAAGTTTCAGTACTTTCCTGTGTCTATTATGAACTTTTTGGAAGGGACTCGCTTTACACCTCAAAAGCATGATCAACAATCCAGTCAGTATAAACATCTCTTGACGCCTAAAGCGGGTGGTTTGTCGTTTGCGCTAAATGCAATGGATGGCAAGTTGCATCAGTTAATAGATGTCACCATTGTTTATTCAGACGGAATTCCGAGTTTTTTTGATTACCTTTGCGGGAAAGTGTCTAACATCAAAGTGCATATCCGAGTAATGCCTATTGATGATTCTTTGCTTGGAGACTATCAAAACGATGCGGAATATAGGGCGTACTTTCAGCAATGGGTGAATGTGCTTTGGCAGCAAAAAGACCAGCAGTTTGAAAGCTTGCTGCAAGCTGAGCCGAAAGATCATTGGTTGTAAATAGAAAATTTCTTTCTGTATCCTTCAATTAATCAAGAATTGTATCTTTTCACTTTTAATAAAATATCTGACCCTGTTTCTCTGCATTTAATTTGTCGAGGCGCTTGGTATGGATATTTCTCATTTATTGACTTCACACTCACGAAACATGGAAGCCTCTTTGGTTCGTGAGCTGCTGCATTACAGTCAACAGCCTGACATTCTATCTTTAGCGGGTGGTTTGCCTGATGAAAACTTGATGCCTGCCTACCCGGAGTTGGAGCGGCTAACTGACAGTCGTCAGTATGGCCCAAGCGAAGGTGAAAAAGAGCTTCGAGAGTGTATTTTATCTATTGTTGCAGAGCGGGGTATTGATGCATCGATAGGTAATGTGTTGGTAACCAACGGCTCGCAGCAAGGTTTGGATATTATTAGTCGTTTAATTTTAGACGAAAGCTCGACTATTCTAACTGAACAGCCAACGTATCTAGCCGCTTGTCAGGTATTTAAATTACAAGGCGCAAAGGTTCAAGATGTTTTGTCTGATGCGGAGGGGATGTCTGTCTCCGCTTTGCGTGATGCGATTGAGCAACATCAGCCGAAAGCGGTTTATTTGATTCCTAATTTTCAAAATCCTGCGGGACATTGTTATAGCTTGCAGCGCCGGCACGAGATTGCTGCCTTGCTTGATGAGAAAAACATATTACTCATAGAAGATGATCCATACCGTGATCTTTGTTATGACAATGTCGACCTTACACCAATTTCCACCTTGATAAAGCAAGCGCCTTGGTTGTACATGGGGAGTTTTTCTAAGGTTTTGTGGCCGGGGTTGCGTACTGGCTATATTGTTTCCTGTGAGGCTTTTTCTCTGTACTTGGTTAAAGTAAAGCAAGCCGTTGATCTTCATACCAACCGTCTTGGTCAGAGCGTGATTACCCAGTTCTTTAAGTCTGGACAATATCCGGATCACGTTATTAAGCTTCAAAAGGCCTATAAGGAAAAGCGAGATGTGATGGCGCAAGCTTTAAGTGTAGAGCTTGGCGATCTTGTTGTATTTTCGCTTCCAGCTGGTGGTATGTTCTTTTGGGTAAAGTTGCCCGACGGTGTTTCATCGCAACGAGTACTGACTGAGGCATTGAAGGATAAGGTATTGGTGCTGCCTGGAACGCCATTTTTTCCGTGTGAAAGTCCGCTTGATGATTCGTTCCTGCGGTTGAGTTTTGCGCGCGTCTCTCCGGCGCAAATCCAACAAGCCATTGTGGTGCTTGCTAAAGTCATTAGGCAGCTTACTTAGTTTGCTGAAGTCACTTGGAGTGACTAGCTATGTCTATATTGACTAGGTTTATTGCTTCAAGGCATTTTTGTTGTGTTAAGGCTGGCTTTTTATTGTATTTATGCTTGGCTAGCAGTTCCTTCTTTTTGGGCTACACGTTAGAATCTTACTTTTAAGACTGTATAGAATAGGAATATGTAATGGGCAGAGCCTTTCAAAACCGCAAAGAGTCCATGGCAAAAACGTCTGACCAGAAAGCCAAGGTTTACAGTAAATACGGCCGTGAGATTTATGTTTGCGCAAAATCCGGTGGTATCGACCCTAATGGTAATTTGGCACTACGTTCTCTGATTGACCGAGCTAAAAAAGATCAGGTGCCAACGCACGTTATCGACAAAGCGATTGATAAGGCGAAAGGTGGCGGTGGAGAAGACTTTGATACGGCTCGCTACGAAGGTTTTGGTCCTGGTAATACGATGGTTATCGTGGATTGTTTGTCAGATAACCCAAACCGTACTTTTGGTGATGTGCGTACTTGCTTTAACAAAGTGAAGTGCAAAATTGGTGGGCAGGGTAGTGTGAGTCACATGTTTGACCACAGTGCTATTTTTGTTTTTGCTGGCACGGATGAAGAAGCAGTATTAGAAGCCTTAATGATGGCGGATGTTGATGTAACCGATATCGAGCTAGAAGACGGTAAGGTGACAGTGTTTGCGCCTCATACAGATTACAGTAAAGCGAAAACGGCCATTACGGATGCGCTTGGCGACATTGAATTTGAAGTAGATGAAATTCAGTTTGTTGCTCAAAACACTATAGAAATTCAAGGTGAAGAGTTGGAACAGTTTGATCGCTTCTTGGATCTGTTGAATGACCTAGACGATGTGCAGCGTGTTTATCATAACGCTGAATAATAGAATGAGAGGCCTCAGTGATATTTTTCACTAAGGCCTTTTTTTATGTATGTTGATTAAAAATGACCAAGCCAAAACCTCAGTTAAAATCTCCCTGCGTTAATGTCTGTCTTCTCAATGATGAAGATGTTTGTGTCGGCTGTTATCGTACCGGTAAAGAAATCAGTCAGTGGGGAAGTATGAATAAAGCCTCTCAGCAGGCAGTGATGAAGAAGGTTCGTGAGCGAGAGGCTAAAAGCAGTTTTGTTTCTGGCTAGCGTTTTTTTTGCTGCTGTTAGTGTTATCCCTCTTCATTTTTGTTTTTCAGCTCTATCCATTGCGACATGTATTGTGTGCTTTTAAGGCTGTGGTGTCGCAGCATTAAACCCAAGAAGTGTTTTTTCCTCAGGCTGTCCTTTAGCTGAACGTGTAGCTTCAATCGATTGATTAATTTTGGCTCCCATTCTTCTGCTTGATAACGAGTTTGTAGGATTTTATTGCCATTTTTTTGCATCAGTAACCAGCTTTCTTTGTCCTCATAGAGGGAGGCAGCGGCATCAGCAAAGGTTTCTATGTCGTCGGTTATCACCCCGTTCCATGGGAATGCGCCATGCATAGATTCTGCACCAATGCTGGTGGTTATGCTTGGAGTACCTACTTGCATGGCTTCAACTAATTTGCCTTTAATGCCTGCGCCAAAGCGTAATGGCGCTAAGCAAAGTCGCGATTGTTGCATGACGGCTTGAGCGTCTTCAGCCCAGCCTTTCACTAAAAAGCCCTCTTTTGCATTGTGCAGCTGTGTGGCTTTTGGTGGCGGATAAGCGCCGTAAATATGCATCTCAGCTTTCGGTAAGCGTTTGCGGATTTTTGGCCATATCTCTGTTTTTAATTGTAGGACGGCATCCCAATTTGGCGCGTGACGAAAGTTGCCTATGCTAATAAAATGCTGGCGATCTTCGAAGCTCAGTAATTTGTCTGTGTTTTGTGGTTCTGGCAGCATAAAGGGGAGGTGTAATACGTGCGTTTCTGGCACGTGGAACTCATCGACCAGTAGTTTTGCTTCTACTTCAGAAATCATCAGGGTTAAATCGCAGCGA from Marinomonas rhizomae harbors:
- a CDS encoding acyltransferase; protein product: MPALFVLKGLTSFSLIVVNTLICFAPVMLLALVKCILPFASARAVLNVVLDNIATFWIGVNNINQRVLGGSDISVLGKHDFVLNDWYMVTANHQSWVDILILQRLFNRRIPFIKFFLKRELIWVPFIGLAWWALEFPFMKRYSPALLKKRPELKGKDIEMTKRACDKFQYFPVSIMNFLEGTRFTPQKHDQQSSQYKHLLTPKAGGLSFALNAMDGKLHQLIDVTIVYSDGIPSFFDYLCGKVSNIKVHIRVMPIDDSLLGDYQNDAEYRAYFQQWVNVLWQQKDQQFESLLQAEPKDHWL
- a CDS encoding DUF1289 domain-containing protein, producing the protein MTKPKPQLKSPCVNVCLLNDEDVCVGCYRTGKEISQWGSMNKASQQAVMKKVREREAKSSFVSG
- a CDS encoding aminotransferase-like domain-containing protein, whose amino-acid sequence is MDISHLLTSHSRNMEASLVRELLHYSQQPDILSLAGGLPDENLMPAYPELERLTDSRQYGPSEGEKELRECILSIVAERGIDASIGNVLVTNGSQQGLDIISRLILDESSTILTEQPTYLAACQVFKLQGAKVQDVLSDAEGMSVSALRDAIEQHQPKAVYLIPNFQNPAGHCYSLQRRHEIAALLDEKNILLIEDDPYRDLCYDNVDLTPISTLIKQAPWLYMGSFSKVLWPGLRTGYIVSCEAFSLYLVKVKQAVDLHTNRLGQSVITQFFKSGQYPDHVIKLQKAYKEKRDVMAQALSVELGDLVVFSLPAGGMFFWVKLPDGVSSQRVLTEALKDKVLVLPGTPFFPCESPLDDSFLRLSFARVSPAQIQQAIVVLAKVIRQLT
- a CDS encoding YebC/PmpR family DNA-binding transcriptional regulator; the protein is MGRAFQNRKESMAKTSDQKAKVYSKYGREIYVCAKSGGIDPNGNLALRSLIDRAKKDQVPTHVIDKAIDKAKGGGGEDFDTARYEGFGPGNTMVIVDCLSDNPNRTFGDVRTCFNKVKCKIGGQGSVSHMFDHSAIFVFAGTDEEAVLEALMMADVDVTDIELEDGKVTVFAPHTDYSKAKTAITDALGDIEFEVDEIQFVAQNTIEIQGEELEQFDRFLDLLNDLDDVQRVYHNAE
- a CDS encoding glycosyltransferase family 4 protein, which gives rise to MHLLVIGYVWPEPNSSAAGSRMMQLLNCFHKEQWQISFASPAQQTEHMADLSLLGIEAEHIELNSASFDHYIAHKKPDIVIFDRFMMEEQFGWRVEKFSPDSLRILNTEDLHSLRQARHNALKQNRDFAVEDLYSDHGIREIAAIHRCDLTLMISEVEAKLLVDEFHVPETHVLHLPFMLPEPQNTDKLLSFEDRQHFISIGNFRHAPNWDAVLQLKTEIWPKIRKRLPKAEMHIYGAYPPPKATQLHNAKEGFLVKGWAEDAQAVMQQSRLCLAPLRFGAGIKGKLVEAMQVGTPSITTSIGAESMHGAFPWNGVITDDIETFADAAASLYEDKESWLLMQKNGNKILQTRYQAEEWEPKLINRLKLHVQLKDSLRKKHFLGLMLRHHSLKSTQYMSQWIELKNKNEEG